In the genome of Vicia villosa cultivar HV-30 ecotype Madison, WI linkage group LG7, Vvil1.0, whole genome shotgun sequence, one region contains:
- the LOC131619529 gene encoding uncharacterized protein LOC131619529, whose translation MPLRSNVCKKGIILNPSCPLCYCDAESSSHLFLHCDFIKRMFFSPPLGVRISDVEEVMDWLLPIFRSKEVKLCQVVCMGLWKVWKARNSVVFDKGAPCPMLVAKDVWLSSIELDSNLLVSTDRVMPSKVEATCGNSWIIQTDAGCFDGGIVSLGCVIRAANSEVLLAATQRITSFVAPGTAEALGIRWDLQLAKEPELDKVVLQSDALAVVDCINGVSLVLDLDPIVMDCRSFRSSLFSSTVMFIGRDADTDALSLVGIGKLVDSRTWLGVIPRNEEFPVVLTNLTFF comes from the coding sequence ATGCCTCTAAGGAGTAATGTGTGTAAGAAAGGTATCATCCTCAATCCCTCGTGCCCTCTGTGTTATTGTGATGCTGAATCTTCTTCCCACCTTTTTCTTCACTGTGATTTTATCAAAAGAATGTTTTTTTCGCCTCCTCTGGGTGTGAGAATATCGGATGTTGAAGAGGTCATGGACTGGCTGTTGCCTATTTTTCGCAGTAAGGAGGTAAAATTATGCCAAGTGGTTTGTATGGGGCTATGGAAGGTGTGGAAAGCTAGGAACTCAGTGGTGTTTGATAAGGGTGCTCCCTGCCCTATGTTGGTTGCTAAAGATGTGTGGCTTTCCTCCATTGAATTAGACAGCAACTTGTTGGTTTCTACGGATCGAGTGATGCCCTCGAAGGTGGAAGCGACGTGTGGGAATTCCTGGATTATCCAAACTGACGCGGGGTGTTTTGATGGAGGCATTGTCTCTCTTGGTTGTGTTATAAGGGCAGCAAATTCAGAAGTTCTGCTGGCTGCCACTCAGAGGATCACAAGTTTTGTCGCACCGGGCACGGCGGAAGCTCTTGGAATTCGGTGGGATCTACAACTAGCTAAGGAACCCGAGCTCGATAAAGTGGTGCTCCAGTCGGATGCGCTAGCCGTGGTCGACTGTATTAATGGCGTCTCTTTAGTGCTGGACCTGGATCCTATCGTTATGGATTGTCGTTCTTTTCGTAGTTCTCTTTTTTCATCTACTGTTATGTTTATAGGAAGGGATGCCGATACTGATGCTCTTAGTTTGGTGGGCATTGGGAAGTTGGTTGACTCTCGTACTTGGTTAGGTGTTATCCCTCGCAACGAGGAGTTTCCTGTAGTTTTAACTAATTTGACCTTCTTttaa